From Enterococcus mundtii, the proteins below share one genomic window:
- a CDS encoding phage scaffolding protein produces the protein MKREQLKELGLTDEQVNSVMGLHGQTVNDLNKNLSIAEQERDQFKEQLNSNQTELDALKESAKGNEDLTQQLAELQNKFDAVKSDSETKLAEQQKDFAIKLALKEANALDENIVLNLLDRETIKVTDDGLQGFEEQLKSLQENKGFLFQQTNPNDKSTPTIVTGGNPTGSGQITNEEKMAQALGLKTNE, from the coding sequence ATGAAAAGAGAACAATTAAAAGAACTAGGTTTGACAGATGAGCAAGTTAATTCAGTCATGGGATTGCATGGCCAAACTGTTAACGATTTAAACAAGAATCTTTCTATTGCAGAGCAAGAGCGTGATCAATTTAAAGAACAACTAAACTCAAATCAAACTGAGTTGGATGCACTGAAAGAATCAGCTAAAGGCAATGAAGATTTAACCCAACAGCTTGCCGAATTACAAAACAAATTTGATGCTGTCAAATCTGATTCTGAAACAAAACTTGCTGAACAACAAAAAGACTTTGCCATCAAATTAGCTCTAAAGGAAGCAAATGCGCTTGATGAAAACATTGTTTTGAATCTGTTAGATCGAGAAACAATCAAAGTCACAGATGATGGCTTGCAAGGTTTTGAAGAACAATTAAAAAGCTTGCAAGAAAATAAAGGATTTTTATTCCAACAAACCAATCCAAATGACAAATCTACACCAACAATTGTAACTGGTGGAAATCCTACGGGTAGTGGACAAATTACAAATGAAGAAAAAATGGCCCAAGCCTTGGGTCTCAAAACTAATGAATAA
- a CDS encoding putative minor capsid protein, with protein sequence MLMPKPPIDFLIDSFIYKEYLGEGDWNKPIYEEGKEISFCRIDRGSQYSFSSNGKQLLYNAVIFCYKGLTDPLPKFKEQSIVVYDGQEHVITKIDIVTEAYSSDVYSYELEVV encoded by the coding sequence ATGTTAATGCCAAAACCTCCAATAGATTTTTTAATTGATTCTTTTATTTATAAAGAATATCTAGGGGAAGGCGACTGGAATAAACCAATTTATGAAGAAGGAAAAGAGATCTCCTTTTGTCGTATTGATAGGGGGAGCCAATACTCCTTTTCATCAAATGGAAAACAGCTTCTTTATAACGCTGTGATTTTTTGTTATAAAGGTTTAACTGATCCCTTGCCGAAGTTTAAAGAACAATCAATTGTCGTCTATGATGGCCAAGAACATGTTATTACCAAAATTGACATAGTAACTGAAGCATATTCAAGCGATGTTTATTCTTATGAGTTGGAGGTAGTCTGA
- a CDS encoding minor capsid protein: MGISVDLTGVRAKVSAQAMKRGKYAVANQAMSDMNPFVPKKDNTLRQSAHINNSGSAILYETKYAKRQFYLNGKKYTTPGTGPRWDLKAKSLYMPSWEKAYLKGAGIK, from the coding sequence ATGGGGATAAGTGTTGATTTAACTGGAGTAAGAGCCAAAGTTAGCGCACAGGCTATGAAAAGAGGTAAGTATGCTGTAGCAAATCAAGCAATGTCAGATATGAATCCATTTGTACCAAAAAAGGATAATACACTTAGACAAAGCGCTCATATTAATAATTCTGGTAGTGCGATTTTGTATGAAACAAAATATGCGAAGCGTCAATTTTATCTAAATGGTAAAAAATATACGACACCAGGAACTGGTCCAAGATGGGATTTAAAAGCGAAATCTTTGTATATGCCTTCTTGGGAAAAAGCATATCTGAAAGGGGCTGGAATAAAATAA
- a CDS encoding minor capsid protein encodes MDFIDRIKDKINSIPDIPIKIKKGYLSAVESLVIYPLPGGQVLTEYYNGVKDEQLNYEIAMKSQDGSKIEQTLWLISDSLERISEITSSDGSFEFNDLTITSKPFINDADEQGWFVFLLDFQTKLTTFEGENK; translated from the coding sequence ATGGATTTTATTGATCGAATAAAAGATAAAATTAATAGTATTCCTGATATCCCAATAAAAATAAAAAAGGGGTATCTTTCAGCAGTTGAGAGTTTAGTCATTTATCCATTACCTGGTGGTCAAGTTCTAACGGAATACTATAATGGTGTGAAGGATGAACAACTAAACTATGAAATTGCCATGAAGTCACAAGACGGTTCTAAGATTGAACAAACGCTGTGGCTTATATCTGATTCATTAGAAAGAATCAGTGAAATCACTAGTTCTGATGGGTCTTTTGAATTTAACGATTTAACTATAACGAGCAAACCTTTCATCAATGATGCGGATGAACAAGGTTGGTTCGTTTTTTTATTGGATTTTCAAACAAAATTAACCACATTTGAGGGGGAAAATAAATGA
- a CDS encoding phage tail tube protein encodes MRRKNALQAYFIQLITTTNADAPTEDGWLELAKWISNVDDNSNEESETTGYYDGNGEGETDVTSHQLGYSFTGLYDEENEAMAAIENMIGKSGDARKVWFKVVNASGTKQRIGKATVTEPVAQVGDATAYGDFSCGIAFDSTPEAEEVPSTSTPS; translated from the coding sequence ATGAGACGGAAAAATGCCTTACAAGCTTATTTTATTCAATTAATTACAACTACAAATGCAGATGCACCAACCGAAGACGGATGGTTAGAACTGGCAAAATGGATTTCTAATGTCGATGATAATTCAAATGAAGAATCTGAAACTACCGGATATTATGATGGAAATGGAGAAGGTGAAACCGACGTTACCTCTCATCAGCTAGGTTATTCATTTACTGGGTTATATGACGAAGAAAACGAAGCGATGGCAGCGATCGAAAATATGATCGGTAAATCTGGTGATGCTCGAAAAGTATGGTTCAAAGTTGTAAATGCCTCAGGCACAAAACAGCGTATCGGAAAGGCAACTGTCACTGAGCCAGTAGCACAAGTCGGAGATGCAACAGCTTATGGTGATTTCTCTTGCGGTATTGCTTTTGATAGCACACCAGAAGCTGAGGAAGTGCCATCAACTTCTACACCCTCATAA
- a CDS encoding fibronectin type III domain-containing protein: MRKCHQLLHPHKPQNVTGGFNEDGSITLNWDSVNEAQAYVVHYGGANQSDPNDATFMGYSEKNTWTLAVVDIPTLNDGEKIYFYVQAFNEKGVGKDDIEKAAYLNENSLGSAWSDAVVLVQTP; this comes from the coding sequence CTGAGGAAGTGCCATCAACTTCTACACCCTCATAAGCCCCAGAACGTAACTGGGGGATTTAATGAAGATGGATCAATTACATTAAATTGGGATAGCGTGAACGAAGCACAAGCTTATGTCGTTCATTATGGCGGTGCTAACCAATCTGATCCTAACGATGCTACATTTATGGGATATTCAGAAAAGAATACATGGACATTAGCTGTAGTCGATATTCCTACTCTAAATGACGGAGAAAAGATTTATTTCTACGTACAAGCTTTCAATGAAAAAGGTGTAGGAAAAGACGATATTGAAAAAGCCGCTTACTTAAATGAAAATTCCTTGGGGTCGGCTTGGTCTGATGCTGTTGTTCTTGTACAAACTCCCTAA
- a CDS encoding immunoglobulin-like domain-containing protein, giving the protein MLLFLYKLPKAPQNLTAVYDAEKMTVTVTADCPDGATSGRAYKDSRDFGTAYIVEGKVTKTFAEISEGDTHVYGLSVFFDDLESEIAEIEFTAIVETKILTVDEYIPGTSTYVTGTYQGTLAEKIGLYVDETHVYSVPLIKSEYPKFKYYKNNLTVTEKVQVYLADENDNELVRADVPIVEK; this is encoded by the coding sequence ATGCTGTTGTTCTTGTACAAACTCCCTAAGGCGCCCCAAAATCTGACAGCCGTTTATGATGCAGAGAAAATGACTGTCACTGTAACTGCGGACTGTCCAGATGGGGCGACTAGTGGAAGAGCGTATAAAGACAGTCGAGATTTTGGAACTGCTTATATTGTGGAAGGTAAGGTTACTAAAACATTTGCAGAAATATCAGAAGGAGACACTCATGTTTATGGCTTGAGTGTCTTTTTTGATGATTTGGAATCTGAAATAGCTGAAATTGAATTCACAGCAATCGTTGAAACAAAAATACTGACGGTTGATGAATATATACCAGGAACAAGCACATATGTAACAGGTACGTATCAAGGAACGTTAGCTGAAAAAATAGGCTTATATGTTGACGAGACTCATGTCTATTCTGTACCGCTTATAAAGAGTGAATATCCAAAATTTAAATATTATAAGAATAATTTAACGGTCACTGAAAAGGTTCAAGTATACCTAGCGGATGAAAACGACAACGAGCTAGTTAGAGCAGATGTGCCAATTGTAGAAAAATAA
- a CDS encoding Gp15 family bacteriophage protein: protein MRLNDPLVTEIKFDGNEYPINLAFDNVLDVFDVLHDSELFPEEKVNICLELLISDFEENFQGTTEQQFLLFEHILEKYISVGDAETIETDILGNPMPNAVKETKLISLIHDAKYIYASFRQIGINLFEEQGKMMWEEFQALLESLPDDTILAKIIQIRTWEPSKGDSSKERERMKKLQQKYALPKEVGETDG, encoded by the coding sequence ATGCGGTTAAATGATCCGTTGGTCACCGAAATAAAATTTGATGGAAATGAGTATCCAATTAATTTGGCTTTTGATAATGTGTTGGATGTTTTTGACGTCTTGCATGATTCAGAATTGTTTCCAGAAGAAAAAGTGAATATATGTTTAGAACTGTTGATCAGTGACTTTGAAGAGAACTTTCAAGGTACGACTGAGCAACAGTTTTTATTATTTGAGCATATTTTAGAAAAGTATATCTCCGTAGGCGATGCTGAAACCATTGAGACTGATATTTTAGGAAACCCAATGCCAAATGCTGTTAAGGAGACGAAACTAATCAGTTTGATTCATGATGCTAAATACATTTATGCCTCTTTCCGACAAATTGGGATAAATCTATTTGAAGAACAAGGGAAAATGATGTGGGAAGAATTTCAAGCTTTGTTAGAAAGTTTACCTGACGATACTATACTCGCTAAAATCATTCAAATCAGGACATGGGAACCTAGCAAAGGTGATTCATCCAAAGAAAGAGAACGAATGAAAAAGCTACAACAAAAGTATGCACTACCTAAAGAGGTAGGTGAAACTGATGGCTGA